In Cellulomonas sp. Y8, the genomic stretch TAGATGCCGGGGGCGGCGCGGCGGATGTAGCCGGCGCGGACGAGCAGCTTGTGGCTGGCCACCTCCGCGTCGGCCGGGTCCTCGCGCAGGGTGCGGACGAAGAGCGTGGACAGGCGTAGCAGCATGGGCGGCAGCCTAGTGGGAGTGCCGGGTGTCGGACGCCTGGGCCACCATGGGTCCATGCCCGAGCTGCCCGAGGTCGAGTCGCTGGCCGACTTCCTGCGCGAGCGCGCCGTGGGGCGCACCGTCGCGGGGGTCGAGGTCGGGGCGATCAGCGCCCTCAAGACGTTCCGCCCCGCGCCCACCGACCTGACCGGCGGCACCGTCGTGTCCGCCGGCCGGCACGGCAAGTGGCTCGACCTCGGCGTCGCGCCCCCGGCCGCGGGCGGCGGCGTCGGCGACCCGCTGCACCTCGTGTTCCACCTCGCGCGCGCGGGCTGGCTGCGCTGGTCCGAGCAGCTGCCCGCGACGCCGGTCCGGCCCGGGAAGTCGCCGCTCGCGCTCCGCGTCCGGCTGGACGACGGGTCCGGCTTCGACCTCACCGAGGCGGGCACCCGCAAGCGGCTCGCCGTGCACGTGGTCGCCGACCCGGCCGAGGTGCCGCAGGTCGCCACGCTCGGCGTCGAGCCGCTGTCCGAGGAGTTCACGCCCGCGCGGCTCGGGGAGCTCATGGCCGCGCGCAACCAGCAGGTCAAGGGCCTGCTGCGCGACCAGGGCACGATCGCCGGCATCGGCAACGCCTACTCGGACGAGATCCTGCTCGTCGCCCGCACGAGCCCGTTCGCGCTCACCCGGTCGTTCGACGCCGACGCCGTCGCCCGGCTGCACGCGGCGACCGTCGGCGTGCTGCGGGAGGCCGTCGCGACCGCCGCCGGCCGGCCCGCCGCCGAGCTCAAGGACGCCAAGCGCCGCGGCATGCGGGTGCACGGCCGCACGGGCGAGGCCTGCCCCGGCTGGGACGGCGTCCCCTGCGGGGACACCGTGCACGAGGTGTCGTTCGCCGACTCGTCGCTGCAGTACTGCCCGAC encodes the following:
- a CDS encoding Fpg/Nei family DNA glycosylase gives rise to the protein MPELPEVESLADFLRERAVGRTVAGVEVGAISALKTFRPAPTDLTGGTVVSAGRHGKWLDLGVAPPAAGGGVGDPLHLVFHLARAGWLRWSEQLPATPVRPGKSPLALRVRLDDGSGFDLTEAGTRKRLAVHVVADPAEVPQVATLGVEPLSEEFTPARLGELMAARNQQVKGLLRDQGTIAGIGNAYSDEILLVARTSPFALTRSFDADAVARLHAATVGVLREAVATAAGRPAAELKDAKRRGMRVHGRTGEACPGWDGVPCGDTVHEVSFADSSLQYCPTCQTGGKPLADRRMSRLLR